The following are from one region of the Enterobacter ludwigii genome:
- the pldB gene encoding lysophospholipase L2, with protein MFQQKKDWETRENAFAAFSMGPLTDFWRQREEDEFTGVGDVPVRFVRFHDEKNDRVIVVCPGRIESYIKYAELAYDLFHLGFDVLIIDHRGQGLSGRLLSDTHRGHVDNFSDYVDDLAAFWQQEVQPGPWRKRYILAHSMGGAISTLFLQRYDHQCDAIALTAPMYGIVMRFPDWMVRHILDWAEGHQRIREGYAIGTGRWRALPFALNVLTHSRQRYRRNLRFYADEPRLRVGGPTYHWVREGILAGEQVLAGVGKDDTPTLLIQAEEERVVDNRMHDRFCELRAAAGHPCEGGKPLVINGAYHEILFEKDAMRSVALNAIVEFFDRHN; from the coding sequence ATGTTTCAGCAGAAAAAGGACTGGGAAACACGAGAAAACGCATTTGCTGCTTTCTCTATGGGGCCGCTGACCGATTTCTGGCGTCAGCGTGAGGAAGATGAGTTTACGGGTGTTGGCGATGTCCCGGTACGCTTTGTGCGTTTCCATGATGAGAAAAACGATCGGGTGATCGTGGTTTGTCCGGGACGTATCGAGAGCTACATCAAATACGCTGAACTGGCCTATGACCTGTTCCATCTGGGCTTCGATGTGTTGATTATCGACCATCGCGGGCAGGGGCTTTCTGGCCGCTTATTGTCGGACACGCATCGCGGTCATGTGGATAACTTCAGCGATTACGTCGACGATCTTGCCGCCTTCTGGCAGCAGGAGGTTCAGCCGGGCCCGTGGCGTAAGCGCTATATTCTGGCGCACTCTATGGGTGGGGCGATTTCGACGCTGTTTTTACAGCGCTATGACCACCAGTGTGATGCCATTGCGCTTACCGCGCCAATGTATGGCATCGTCATGCGTTTTCCGGACTGGATGGTGCGCCATATTCTCGACTGGGCTGAGGGCCATCAGCGCATTCGTGAAGGGTATGCCATCGGGACAGGGCGCTGGCGCGCGCTGCCGTTTGCCCTCAACGTATTGACCCATAGCCGGCAGCGTTATCGCCGTAACCTGCGTTTTTATGCCGATGAACCGCGCCTGCGCGTCGGTGGCCCGACATATCACTGGGTGCGGGAAGGGATCCTTGCCGGTGAACAGGTGCTTGCTGGTGTTGGTAAAGATGATACGCCGACACTTCTGATTCAGGCTGAAGAAGAGCGTGTGGTGGATAACCGCATGCATGACCGCTTTTGTGAACTCCGCGCTGCGGCCGGTCACCCTTGCGAAGGGGGTAAACCGCTGGTCATCAACGGCGCGTACCATGAGATCCTTTTTGAAAAGGACGCTATGCGCTCAGTCGCGCTAAACGCCATTGTTGAATTTTTCGACAGGCATAATTGA